The DNA sequence tcagatgaattcaatatcaacaaattcttcaggataatgttcaagcatcagtcacaaagttgaagttacacaggggttggatattccaacaagacaatgaccctaaacaaacttcgaaatctacaaaggcatttatgcaaaaggagaagtaaaatattctggaatggccgtgtcagccccccgacttgaatatcatcgaaaatctatgggttgatttgaagcaggctgtttatgctcggcagccatcaaatttaactgaactggagagattctgTATGGTCAATAATACCTCCATcaagaatccagacactcatcaaaggctataggaggtgtctagaggctgttacatttgcaaaaggaggctcaactaagtattgatgtaatatctctgttggggtgcccaaatttatgcacctgtctaattttgtttagatgtatattttctgttaatccaataatctTTGTCACTGTtggaatactactgtttccataaggcaggttatatattaaaaggaagttgctactttgaaagctcagccaatgataaacaaagagaggttcccaaactttttcatatgaccgtATTTCACCAGTATAAGCTGCATAAACATTAACAATAGTTTTAGCCATGATATGTTATTGAATGCATTAAAGCCTTTTACTCCATGATCAGTTTATTTTAGATTCTCAAacaattgaaaaatatatttgtaataacCACTGATGCTGAAATGTTACAACAGACATCAGCACAATCATTTTTCCATATTCATCTTTAACATCCCCATTTAGATGGCATTCACTAATGGGCCAACTGCTTAAAAATACTTCTGAAGGATAATCTTGTATACAATCCAGCCAAATTAGCATTAAGGGCCATTAGTTGCCATGTTTTACAGTGCATGAATGTGCTTAAACATCATAGTGCTTTTCAGTTCAAGCACATATTAATTCTCAGAATCATCACATAATCAAAATCTAACTTGTGGCCTGTAATGCATCTGCTTTGTAGCATTATTACTCATTCCAGTTTTCAGCATCCATTTGGACTTCATCCTCTGCACATACTGCATATCACGCCCACGCTGAATGACTGAACCTTTGGAATGGAAACAATTTGTAATGAATAACCTCATAAAGATATACTGTGACTACAATGGAAGAGAGAAATGCAGTGGTAAGAAACCTGCTCTATTTccaataatgtgattttttttcagaacaggaaaCCTTAAATGTGCAAGTGGTTCAGCAGATGGAGGAGTTAGATAGATTAATATGTGCTATTGATGGAGCCAGCTGTGCTTTTTTGATACTATCCTGGAAACAGCATAAGgttttgaaaatcagaaaaagcCAAACTATCAGTAACTTCactacaattttaattttaaaccaGTAAATTTGAAGACAGTAATATACATAAAGGAGCATTTTATGCAAGGGCTCACTTATTATTGCCCCAGATGCAGGAAGACAACAggcattaaaggaacatttcaagCTCAAAAGGGGCTCTTTTTCAAGCCATGTGCACAACGGTTCCAATGTCAAAGTATTAACAAGTTTTTAAAGTCCATCAGAGAAAAAGGTCATAGTATCTTATTCTCAACTGGTATTCTCAGTGGTAATATCCTATTTCCCTATTAGGAAAAtaggcattatatttatataatgaaacatatatttatttgccttattcaGTATACATATGGATGGAATCCAGCACAGAGAATTTAGAATAATTTACTATGGCATTGCCTCTGATGgtcttaaaaaaatgttattacattgaCATTGGAACCATGTAAATGGCTTAAAAAAAAAGAGCCCCTTTGGGCTTGAAATCATCACATAATCAAAATCTAACTTGTGGCCTGTAATGCATCTGCTTTGTAGCATTATTACTCATTCCAGTTTTCAGCATCCATTTGGACTTCATCCTCTGCACATACTGCATGTCACGCCCACGCTGAATGACTGAACCTTTGGAATGGAAACAATTTGTAATGAATAACCTCATAAAGATATACTGTGACTACAATGGAAAAGAGAAATGCAGTGGTAAGAAACCTGCTCTATTTccaataatgtgattttttttcagaacaggaaaCCTTAAATGTGCAAGTGGTTCAGCAGATGGAGGAGTTAGATAGATTAATATGTGCTATTGATGGAGCCAGCTGTGCTTTTTTGATACTATCCTGGAAACAGCATAAGgttttgaaaatcagaaaaagcCAAACTATCAGTAACTTCactacaattttaattttaaaccaGTAAATTTGAAGACAGTAATATACATAAAGGAGCATTTTATGTAAGGGCTCACTTATTATTGCCCCAGATGCAGGAAGACAACAggcattaaaggaacatttcaagCTCAAAAGGGGCTCTTTTTCAAGCCATGTGCACAACGGTTCCAATGTCAAAGTATTAACAAGTTTTTAAAGTCCATCAGAGAAAAAGGTCATAGTATCTTATTCTCAACTGGTATTCTCAGTGGTAATATCCTATTTCCCTATTAGGAAAAtaggcattatatttatataatgaaacatatatttatttgccttattcaGTATACATATGGATGGAATCCAGCACAGAGAATTTAGAATAATTTACTATGGCATTGCCTCTGATGgtcttaaaaaaatgttattacattgaCATTGGAACCATGTAAATGGCTTAAAAAAAAAGAGCCCCTTTGGGCTTGAAATGTTGCTTTAATACATATAGTTTTATAAATTTTTGCAACAAATGCAAGTGCCGTctataatttttcaatttttgtgCTATGTAGGATTGAACCAGAGAACTAGTGGGACGTGCACCGCTAAGTGAAATTGAAAGCATGAGTGCTGTTACTATTATttgtatctgtatatttatttatattctaaaaTACAACTGTATCCAATGAACAGCATCTTGTTTTTTAAACCAGACATCATCAGTAAGGTGAAGTATTAGTTTCAATGATCTAACAGAGCCAATTCTGTAAATGACAAAAATAGAATCTCTAAGCAAAGTAGACTTACCCGTCCCTCCTGTCCATCCTAGAGCCTTGTATTGTTGCAATAAACGTCCCACAGCTTTTTGGTTTTTGGATACCACCACTTGCCTGGATACTCCAAATTTCTGCTTGTAATATCTCATCAATGAGCGATGCCCTATTCGAGAACCTGGGtatggaaaaatatgcaaaattgaAACCACATAATGAACCTCTacctttgtaaacattttttttgttttacaataatttttataAGTATAGGATGGGgatacagaagaaagaaaaggggAGGAAAGGGAGAAGGGGAAAATGGTAGTACATTACTTGATGCCGAATACATATCTTTGACGGTtgtgtctatatatctatatctatctctaagaaatccgcactcataggtcttttgtgatgaaaaaaatgggtttatacatATCTTTGACGGTtgtgtctatatatagatatagatatagatatagatatagatatagatatagatatagatatagatatagatatagatatagatatagatatagatatatatatatatatatagatatatatagatatagatatatatatatatagatatagatatatatatagatatatatagatatagatatatatagatatatatatatagatatatatctatatctatatctatctctaagaaatccgcactcataggtcttttgtgatgaaaaaaatgggtttattcaacgtttcgagTCGTCATCAGGAAGagcccttcctgatgacggctcgagtctaagagccgaaacgttgaataaacccatttttttcatcacaaaagacctatgagtgcggatttctttgctctattgatattgcaatatgttccagcacctaggcatttccgtGTTTTACCTTATCGTCCACGGTAAATGGTAAGTGAGGGACATTAAGTATAGGATAGCTGGTCATATGAAGTAGAATTTTAAATACCAAAGGACATTTCCATGTATGTTTAGGAGCCCAGAAACTGCTGGTACTCCGTTGAGTCCTTATACAGAAACCACCTCAACCAAGTGTCCCTAAAACTGGAGTGCTTTTTCCCTGTAAATGCGTATAGTTCCTCAAATTTAGCTATTTCATTGACTTTCTATAGCCATTCCTTAGGGGTCGGAGGTAGAAGATTTCCAGAATTTGGGAATAagtattaagtaaatattgttccAGTGTGGAGTCGGTAACCCCCTCTGTAGTTTCTGTGTCCCAAACAAGATGACCTTGGTAGATCCCTACCTTGGATCTGAAAGCAGGCTTGTATGATTACTGGCCAGTAACCCGTGAGATTAGGGCATTCCCAGAATATATGGAGCAATGTTCCAACCCCGCTTTGCACCTCCAACAAGTATTGCTTGTAGCTGGGTAGATCTTGTTTAGCCTATAAGGTGTGTAGTACCATCTACTTAAAATTTTATAGTTAAGCTCTTGCAGCATCTAGAGCTAGCGATCCATTTCTTGTGGGAGTCCTCTCGAATATCTAGACCTAATTCTTGTTCCCAGGCCCTTATGAACGCCAATTGTTTTATATCGCTCTTGCTGTTGAGCATATCAAATATAAGAGATATTACgggccaaattcactaaggcgcgaagcgccgaacgctagcgtttttgctagcgttcggcattttcgctactgcgcaaattcacgctggcgtagtttcgctagtgttacttcgcaaccttacgccaggcgaattttcgctagcgacgaaactatgcaaattcactaacttgcgcagtgtagcgaacgctaccttttacgctagacttccttcgccacctcagacctggcgaagcgcaatagagtagatagggattgtttcaaaaaaagtcaaaattttttctaagtcccaaaaaacgctggcgtgttttctacatgatggctgataggctgaaaaagatcgaaatttttttggggctccccttcctcccccctacttttcctgactcatggcaacttacctagacagtgggcacatgtgtagggcaaaataaaatttttatttgcagatttaaaggttttctaggcatttgtagtgcagatacgtgttcctccattgaaatgtgaatttcgcgccgtatgcaaattagccttcgctagcgcaacttcgctttatatagcgaaacaacgctagcgcaacttcgcaaacttacgctacccctgtgcgcaacctcgcattttagtgaatttgcagagcgctggcgaaaattcgcctggcgaagtgcggcgaagttgcgcctggcgcaacttcgattcttagtgaatttgcccctacatgttttgGTGAGGTGGTCTTTCTAAACATTTTAAGCTTCTTGTTTCAGAGTTGCCATatacatacagatttttttttttgtccacttAAATGCCAAAAATATTTAATCAGGACAGTGcatcactttttaaaatatcgCTATAGCCTGGGAGAAGACAAATTGCAGCATTTCAGTGAGTTATATTGTGCCACTGGAACCACAATTCCTATTTAGTAAAATAGGAAGTTGCTTATTTTCCATAAGAGGACTGTAGCAAATTCCGCAAGTGCCCTATCCCTGGATACAGCTTAAATTTAAGTGAAGGGTgaccataatatttttttagccAGTACATTCACATTCCATGGGCCTTGCCTGAGGGCAGAATCATCTCCATAGTGTCATCATTATATTCTAGCGTTTTATCAGATCCTTCTTTTTCAGTCATCTCTATATCTTCCCCTTCTTTGTGGTCAGGATAGCTGGACCtgttaaaatagaaatataaaacagGACTTTTCATTTAGTGCCTTTTTGCGATTCCACAGCTATTCCAAGCCTTACTAACACCTTTACTTAGATTTTATATGGGACTGATGGGCCAATAAAATAAAGGCTGCCTGTACATCATCACCTGAGGTGTGCCACCCTGTATAAATCACTTCATAGCATCAGCACACTCACACAAGCAGTTACTGAGGATTTAAAATGAGGAAACAAAAGGCTCCCTGCATGATATCtcataaacaaagaaacaatgtgCTGCTTTCTAGCAATTTAGGTGAAACTATAGCCTTGGACAATTAAGATATACTGCACAGACACCGCTTTAGGACAGTGAAACACTGAACATTTTGTCACCAACATGTTGTAGACAGTACATAATGCAATAAAATACCATGCTATGATACAGAGAATGGCCTCTGCAAAAACACTCAAATCTCGTAGACACTCTAGAAGAGGCAATCCTCAGTATTCCCTACGGCatggtattttctggcattttgtagccatgacaaaatATACCacgtgtcattgccctaaatgcAAAAGACCAAGTGAGAAGGAAAAAATTCAAGGAAAACTATGACAAGggcatttttcatttattcaaGGAATACAAACATATGTATTTTTATCTGTTACCCCAATATGCTTCCTTGTGATGTAAAAAAATAAGTCTTCCATGTTTGCCTTTCTTACCTAAAATCATAGAAATCAGCAAATTCAAGGGCGGCATCTCCATCAGTGAAGAGCTTACAGTGACTTTTGTCATTCATGTGAGCTTTAACAGATTCTATGCTGTAAAAAGACTTCCCCTTCTCGTTACACCAGAGGCAAATCTTCCCCACACCAACCTTATCTCCTGGAACAGTAACATTCAGCTATGATTACAGACCAATAACAAAACATATCCATGTATTTTGCTTTGCGGAACACAAAATTatgaaaaacagtattttaaacAGTGACATTTATTCATGTCAAGAGCTGCAGTAATATCTATTTGTGATGTAACAAAGCACAAACAAGCATAAAGCATGGCATTCACTGGTATCTGTAGTGCAACTTTAAACAGCCATAAAAAAACATGACACCCTAAGCCACATATCCTGGGGTCAGGCATGACAAACATAAAAAGATGGGTTGGgtgaaaagacttgataaaactTGAATTGTATTTTACTAGCTGACCAGGTAACAATTATGCATTTCAATATTGTTAAGTAGAGAAGTAGGAAAACAGATGTAACATCTGTTTTCTGGAGTAAAAAATACTAGACACCTTAGAccttttcccctttctttttaAGCCCCCTCCCACCTTTCTCTTTTGTCTTCTGTTAAAAGAGATGGCAAGGGTCCACAAATGGTATTgacacctttctattgttctgatcaGTCATGCAAAGAGCTGCAGCTCCTTTTCACTTGCTCATCAGCAGATGCATCATGCAATGCTTCATATGGTTCATCAGCCGAAATTCAAAACCTGCCATTTCTAAAAGAACCAACTGTTCCAGACCATATTCATAGTACATGTATATCGGTTGGAATCTGAAGCTACAACAATCATTTGAAACATATTAGTATGTGTATGCCTAGCTTAACTCATTCACCTCCTGCTGTCCTATTCTTTTTAGAGAAAGAAATTTACAGAAATAGGAAATATGGTTGTACAAAAATATGTAGtagagcaaaataaatgtttactcCAAATGCATAACCAACTTTTAGGCTGTCCTTCTACAATATGTAGGAAAGTATATTTAACCAACATCTCACCATTAATGCTGCTGTCCACCTTTGCTCAAACACCACAGCTTAGAGTACACTAGTGGAGGCCAACCCCACAGCTTGGGAACAACTGAAATATACCCCATTCTAGCTCAATCCTATTTTCTGGTATCTTCACGAATATAAATGCATATTGCTACTTTAAGTAATAAATTACGATAAGCTATTTTAAATactcaagctatttttttaatagtCACACTACAAATACATTACTTTTCTATACATAAATTATAACACTACTTAGTGTccatttattttggataaaatctaAACATATTACTTTGTAGCCAATAAATTGATGCTCCGTGTAAACTTAAGTTAACACTGTTGTTGTTTCAagcagcaattgttttttatgctacaaattaatcatttttttagatatgtcaatgaaaaaaatatgtcagTGGGCCCCAACATTATTAGCCACACAATGACTCACCTAAGTACCTAAAAAGACCATAAAGATCCTGGAGATATTCTATATCAGGAATAAAGAAGCTGTGAACCCTGGTCATGTGTGCTATATTTTTTATCAGGGAGCAGGAATGGTGTGTGCAGAACAAACAATCTGTGACAGGAATTGCTCCTGATGCACTTTCATCTGCAGTGATGTCCTCTCCCTCGGCTCCATTCATGTGCTCCATTGCATTATCACTATCCACTTCACCTTCCTCTGCTGAATCCATGTCGTCCCAGTtttctattaaatataaaaaagggaaaacaaaaatacTGATGCAGAAGAAAGACTTGGCTGAAGAACCACTGTACAGTTTATGCACAATAAACCTAAAGCAGGAGTAATATCAATAAAATGTACTgccaaaaaaaagggaaatgttcTACCAGAAAATTCATGGTGTACAATAGTACAATTTGTGCCTGGTGAGTGGCTGTTTGGCCATGTGGTAGCAATTCAAGCTGAATATGGCAGAAAGGCTCATGTTGACATAGCAAATAACAGAAAAGTTCTGTAGAATgagtttagttcttacacaggatgaacaaaatcaaatgctctgtcatttaaaatgtttccaaGAAACAACTAATTTTAGGTACTGGATAAACATATACAACAACATGTACTGTTACCACAGTGTAGCTGGGACATTTGGCAACATTTGTACAAGAAATATGGAGGGTAAACATGGAAATCAcaccaaaactacaaaaaaaaaaaaaaaaaaaaaagacccactTACTTACAGATTTGTCCATGTAGTGAcgtgtgtgaaaaaaaaattctactcttTACCACTAAAAGATAAAACTTGTAACAGGCAAAAATAAGTACACTGCTTGTTTCAAAAACTAAAGGAAAGTGTGGGCAATGCTACACCTACCCAAATCACCAATGCCTGTAATTGTCTTACTTCTAAATACAATGCCTGCATCTCTTTGCAATACAAGACTGGATTCACAGCATTGTGCAGCAAGCTATACacatttaattaaagggaaagcaTAGCGCACACACACATTGCATAATCCTATTTCATCTGAAGAGCCTGGAAAAGTAAGCAAAGTTTGCAAAGGGGCCTGAAGTGCTGAGCAAGAGAAGAAGCACAGTAGCTCTGCGGtcttgtaaaaatgtttaatgaagaaaatataatgcaggCTTTATGAAAATAGTtctcaaaaacaaaatatttgaataaagactttttttttaaaatccttgaACATGTTGCTTATTTTGTCTCTAGTGAGCTATAAAAAGGCACACAAAGAAATCACCCAtagatttaaatgtaaattacttGCCAAGTGCACTGCTTGTCAGATGAAAGTAGCATTTAAACACACATTCACTTCTTTAAGCAACAATCACCTATCAAGCAGCTAGATGGTGCTTGAATCACAGGAAGTTGCTCTGTGTGCTATTGCACACTAAAAGTCAACTTTGAGTTTTGTAAACGTTCCAAAGAAGACACAAGCCTAACCCATATTATATTTATGCACCCGATTTCTtaccttcctcctcctccactaaaTCATGTTCAGTCTCTTCTAATGCCAGTCTCTTGGCTTGTTCTTCATACCACTGTTGCCTGGGTGGTTTCTCTGGTCGAGCACTAGCGCCCTCATTATCTTGTTTTCCAGATGCAGTAGCAGTAGTTTCATTTGGCTGTTTTCTTGGAGACACAGAGGGCTGTGCTTTAATAGCTTGCTGAATAGCGGTGTTCATTACATCTTTATCTACACTATCAGGGTGAAGACCCTTTTCTAGATTCTTTTCATTCATTAGCTCCACTTTCTTTGTGATTGATTCAGTGGCCTTCTTCTCCAAGTCCAAGTGCTTCTTGGACTTCAGGTGATTTTCATAAGTATTGAATGAAGCAAATCTCTTGCTGCAAGTTGAGCAGTAAGTGGCTGTCTCTTTACTCTGTTCCTCTACCACGGCTCTCTGTGCCAGCACTCTCTCCTGGAAATTCTCAGCAGTAACTGGAAGCATGTCAGCAACTTTTCTTTTAAGGTTATATCTGTGCCAGTCAGTCTTGTAATGTGCCCTCTGAATATCAGGGTCTGCAAATGCAACCCGACAGGAGATGCATGTATAAGAAGCCATGGCTTGCATACACAGGTTCTTAGCTTGGTTCCTGTAGCTGTAAAATTCACAACACAGTATACATAACATAGGCAGGCAACACAATATAGGATACACTCATATATATTGATGATTAGCTCTATGTTTACTTACTACTACAGTAAAGCCATATTATGATGAAATAACTAGCaagaaaaacaatattacaaAATAGCTTAGGAGGGTGCAAGCTGGAATTAAGGGACTAGCAAGAGAGTCATGACACATAATTTTATACCCTATACTGCTGATCCTACTGCCTTAATCACTTTTATAAGCAATCACATTTAATTATATCACtgagcaccgattataactgatatCACAAAGCACAgttaataagaatataatttacagtatactgAGAGCTCGTCTGTATAATATTTTCATAAAGCAACAACCCACGATACCTAAAAGCAAGGGTCTAGGTTAGCCGACCGTCTGTATTAAGAACTATAGCCGGGTAAAGGAAATTC is a window from the Xenopus laevis strain J_2021 chromosome 6L, Xenopus_laevis_v10.1, whole genome shotgun sequence genome containing:
- the znf622.L gene encoding zinc finger protein 622 L homeolog, yielding MASYTCISCRVAFADPDIQRAHYKTDWHRYNLKRKVADMLPVTAENFQERVLAQRAVVEEQSKETATYCSTCSKRFASFNTYENHLKSKKHLDLEKKATESITKKVELMNEKNLEKGLHPDSVDKDVMNTAIQQAIKAQPSVSPRKQPNETTATASGKQDNEGASARPEKPPRQQWYEEQAKRLALEETEHDLVEEEEENWDDMDSAEEGEVDSDNAMEHMNGAEGEDITADESASGAIPVTDCLFCTHHSCSLIKNIAHMTRVHSFFIPDIEYLQDLYGLFRYLGDKVGVGKICLWCNEKGKSFYSIESVKAHMNDKSHCKLFTDGDAALEFADFYDFRSSYPDHKEGEDIEMTEKEGSDKTLEYNDDTMEMILPSGSRIGHRSLMRYYKQKFGVSRQVVVSKNQKAVGRLLQQYKALGWTGGTGSVIQRGRDMQYVQRMKSKWMLKTGMSNNATKQMHYRPQVRF
- the znf622.L gene encoding zinc finger protein 622 L homeolog isoform X1 — encoded protein: MQAMASYTCISCRVAFADPDIQRAHYKTDWHRYNLKRKVADMLPVTAENFQERVLAQRAVVEEQSKETATYCSTCSKRFASFNTYENHLKSKKHLDLEKKATESITKKVELMNEKNLEKGLHPDSVDKDVMNTAIQQAIKAQPSVSPRKQPNETTATASGKQDNEGASARPEKPPRQQWYEEQAKRLALEETEHDLVEEEEENWDDMDSAEEGEVDSDNAMEHMNGAEGEDITADESASGAIPVTDCLFCTHHSCSLIKNIAHMTRVHSFFIPDIEYLQDLYGLFRYLGDKVGVGKICLWCNEKGKSFYSIESVKAHMNDKSHCKLFTDGDAALEFADFYDFRSSYPDHKEGEDIEMTEKEGSDKTLEYNDDTMEMILPSGSRIGHRSLMRYYKQKFGVSRQVVVSKNQKAVGRLLQQYKALGWTGGTGSVIQRGRDMQYVQRMKSKWMLKTGMSNNATKQMHYRPQVRF